One genomic segment of Syngnathus typhle isolate RoL2023-S1 ecotype Sweden linkage group LG8, RoL_Styp_1.0, whole genome shotgun sequence includes these proteins:
- the LOC133158116 gene encoding C-terminal-binding protein 2-like isoform X2: MWRQHFPGIRPQIMNGPMHPRPLVALLDGRDCTVEMPILKDLATVAFCDAQSTQEIHEKVLSEAVGAMMYHTITLTREDLEKFKALRIIIRIGSGYDNIDIKAAGELGIAVCNIPSAAVEETADSTLCHILNLYRRNTWLYQALREGTRVQSVEQIREVASGAARIRGETLGLIGFGRAGQAVSMRAKAFGFNVIFYDPYLQDGLERSLGVQRVYTLQDLLYQSDCVSLHCNLNEHNHHLINDFTIKQMRQGAFLVNAARGGLVDEKALAQALKEGRIRGAALDVHESEPFSFSQGPLKDAPNLICTPHTAWYSEQASLEMREAAATEIRRAITGRIPDSLRNCVNKEFFITSAPWGVMEQPQPHPEINGAAYRFPPGVVGGVAPGGIPRPLEGLLPGGLPVAHTLPPGTHASQTTSPNQPSKHGDPTREHMSEP, translated from the exons GTATCCGGCCGCAAATCATGAACGGGCCCATGCACCCACGCCCCCTGGTGGCGCTGCTGGATGGGCGCGACTGCACGGTGGAGATGCCCATCCTCAAGGACCTGGCCACCGTGGCCTTCTGCGACGCTCAATCCACGCAGGAAATACACGAAAAg GTCCTGAGCGAGGCGGTGGGAGCCATGATGTACCACACCATCACGCTGACCCGGGAGGACCTGGAGAAGTTCAAGGCCCTACGGATCATCATCCGCATTGGCAGCGGCTACGACAACATCGACATCAAGGCGGCCGGAGAGCTCG GTATCGCCGTGTGCAACATTCCCTCGGCGGCGGTGGAGGAGACGGCCGACTCGACGCTCTGTCACATTCTCAACCTGTACAGGAGGAACACTTGGCTCTACCAGGCTCTCCGGGAGGGCACGCGGGTCCAGAGCGTGGAGCAAATCCGAGAGGTGGCCTCGGGGGCGGCCAGGATCCGAGGAGAGACGCTCGGCCTGATCGGATTCG GTCGCGCGGGCCAAGCGGTGTCGATGCGGGCCAAGGCGTTCGGCTTCAACGTGATCTTCTACGACCCGTACCTGCAGGACGGCCTGGAGCGCTCGCTGGGGGTGCAGCGCGTCTACACGCTGCAGGACCTCCTCTACCAAAGCGACTGCGTCTCTCTGCACTGCAACCTCAACGAGCACAACCACCACCTCATCAACGACTTCACCATCAAGCAG ATGCGTCAGGGCGCGTTCCTGGTGAACGCGGCGCGAGGAGGCCTGGTGGACGAAAAGGCCTTGGCGCAGGCCCTCAAGGAAGGCCGAATACGCGGAGCCGCCTTGGATGTCCACGAGTCGGAACCCTTTAG CTTTTCTCAAGGTCCCCTTAAGGACGCCCCCAACTTGATCTGCACGCCGCACACCGCCTGGTACAGTGAGCAGGCGTCGCTGGAGATGCGCGAGGCCGCCGCCACGGAAATCCGCCGAGCCATCACGG GTCGCATCCCCGACAGCCTGCGGAATTGTGTCAACAAAGAGTTCTTCATCACCTCGGCGCCCTGGGGAGTGATGGAGCAGCCCCAGCCTCACCCGGAGATCAACGGCGCCGCCTACAG GTTCCCACCGGGTGTGGTGGGCGGCGTGGCCCCCGGCGGGATCCCCCGGCCCCTGGAGGGGCTGCTGCCTGGCGGCCTGCCCGTGGCTCACACCTTGCCCCCGGGGACCCACGCGTCACAGACCACCTCCCCCAACCAACCCTCCAAACATGGCGACCCCACCAGAGAGCACATGAGCGAGCCGTGA
- the LOC133158116 gene encoding C-terminal-binding protein 2-like isoform X4: MALTDKHKVKRQRLDKICEGIRPQIMNGPMHPRPLVALLDGRDCTVEMPILKDLATVAFCDAQSTQEIHEKVLSEAVGAMMYHTITLTREDLEKFKALRIIIRIGSGYDNIDIKAAGELGIAVCNIPSAAVEETADSTLCHILNLYRRNTWLYQALREGTRVQSVEQIREVASGAARIRGETLGLIGFGRAGQAVSMRAKAFGFNVIFYDPYLQDGLERSLGVQRVYTLQDLLYQSDCVSLHCNLNEHNHHLINDFTIKQMRQGAFLVNAARGGLVDEKALAQALKEGRIRGAALDVHESEPFSFSQGPLKDAPNLICTPHTAWYSEQASLEMREAAATEIRRAITGRIPDSLRNCVNKEFFITSAPWGVMEQPQPHPEINGAAYSRVNQTMVHAIATGGVQDKLYS; the protein is encoded by the exons GTATCCGGCCGCAAATCATGAACGGGCCCATGCACCCACGCCCCCTGGTGGCGCTGCTGGATGGGCGCGACTGCACGGTGGAGATGCCCATCCTCAAGGACCTGGCCACCGTGGCCTTCTGCGACGCTCAATCCACGCAGGAAATACACGAAAAg GTCCTGAGCGAGGCGGTGGGAGCCATGATGTACCACACCATCACGCTGACCCGGGAGGACCTGGAGAAGTTCAAGGCCCTACGGATCATCATCCGCATTGGCAGCGGCTACGACAACATCGACATCAAGGCGGCCGGAGAGCTCG GTATCGCCGTGTGCAACATTCCCTCGGCGGCGGTGGAGGAGACGGCCGACTCGACGCTCTGTCACATTCTCAACCTGTACAGGAGGAACACTTGGCTCTACCAGGCTCTCCGGGAGGGCACGCGGGTCCAGAGCGTGGAGCAAATCCGAGAGGTGGCCTCGGGGGCGGCCAGGATCCGAGGAGAGACGCTCGGCCTGATCGGATTCG GTCGCGCGGGCCAAGCGGTGTCGATGCGGGCCAAGGCGTTCGGCTTCAACGTGATCTTCTACGACCCGTACCTGCAGGACGGCCTGGAGCGCTCGCTGGGGGTGCAGCGCGTCTACACGCTGCAGGACCTCCTCTACCAAAGCGACTGCGTCTCTCTGCACTGCAACCTCAACGAGCACAACCACCACCTCATCAACGACTTCACCATCAAGCAG ATGCGTCAGGGCGCGTTCCTGGTGAACGCGGCGCGAGGAGGCCTGGTGGACGAAAAGGCCTTGGCGCAGGCCCTCAAGGAAGGCCGAATACGCGGAGCCGCCTTGGATGTCCACGAGTCGGAACCCTTTAG CTTTTCTCAAGGTCCCCTTAAGGACGCCCCCAACTTGATCTGCACGCCGCACACCGCCTGGTACAGTGAGCAGGCGTCGCTGGAGATGCGCGAGGCCGCCGCCACGGAAATCCGCCGAGCCATCACGG GTCGCATCCCCGACAGCCTGCGGAATTGTGTCAACAAAGAGTTCTTCATCACCTCGGCGCCCTGGGGAGTGATGGAGCAGCCCCAGCCTCACCCGGAGATCAACGGCGCCGCCTACAG CCGAGTGAACCAAACCATGGTACACGCCATAGCAACGGGGGGTGTGCAGGACAAATTATATTCCTAA
- the zranb1b gene encoding ubiquitin thioesterase zranb1-B, with product MTELVAKWACEYCTYENWQSAIKCTMCRAQRPSAGAIITEEPFKSVPPLDPVGLSNSPTQGSSSLLICPDSSARPRVRAPDAPETSSKWSCHMCTYLNWPRAIRCTQCLCHRQHAGHQGQPRSPTESPQTSGSGCRPAPSSTATDPCEEYNDRNRLNTHAQHWTCAACTYENWSKAPKCVVCDHPRPGRGPLAEPIELASEPERQQPSSKFIDADIGNWRGCSTGSQGGQGVGGGVVGLGGGCSSSQRRSPPSSKRESEVNMDFQRIEVASGAGVGSQEELQVDFKKLKQIKNRMRRTDWLFLNACVGVVEGDLAAVEAYKTSGGDIARQLSSDEVHLLNRPSAFDVGFTLVHLAIRFQRQDMLAVLLTEVSQQAAKCIPAMVCPELTEQIRREVAASLHQRKGDFTCYFLTDLVTFTLPADIEDLPPAVQEKLFDEVLDRDVQKELEEESPIINWSLELGTRLDSRLYALWNRTAGDCLLDSVLQATWGIYDKDSVLRKTLHDSLHDCSHWFYTRWKEWESWYSQSFGLHFSLREEQWQEDWAFILSLASQPGSSLEQTHIFVLAHILRRPIIVYGVKYYKSFRGETLGFTRFQGVYLPLLWEQSFCWKSPIALGYTRGHFSALVAMENDGFDNRGAGANLNTDDDVNVTFLPLVDSDRKLLHIHFLSAQEMGNEEQQEKLLRSWLDCCVTEGGVLVALQKSSRRRNHPLVTQMVEKWLDGYRQIRACAALSDGEEEEEDEDE from the exons ATGACCGAGCTGGTCGCCAAGTGGGCCTGTGAATACTGCACCTACGAGAACTGGCAGTCGGCCATCAAGTGCACCATGTGCCGCGCGCAGCGGCCCAGCGCAGGCGCCATCATCACTGAGGAGCCCTTCAAGAGCGTCCCACCGCTGGACCCCGTCGGCCTCAGCAACAGCCCCACCCAGGGGAGCTCCTCTTTGCTCATTTGTCCCGACTCCAGCGCACGGCCACGCGTCCGTGCGCCTGACGCCCCAGAGACCAGTTCCAAGTGGTCCTGTCACATGTGTACCTACCTGAACTGGCCTCGCGCCATCCGCTGCACTCAGTGCCTGTGTCACAGGCAGCACGCCGGTCATCAAGGACAGCCACGGAGTCCGACCGAGTCGCCCCAGACCTCAGGCTCCGGGTGCCGCCCGGCGCCCTCCTCCACTGCCACGGACCCCTGCGAGGAATACAATGACCGCAATCGGCTCAACACACACGCGCAGCACTGGACCTGCGCCGCCTGCACTTACGAGAACTGGTCAAAGGCGCCCAAGTGTGTCGTGTGCGACCACCCGCGGCCCGGACGCGGCCCGCTAGCCGAACCCATCGAACTGGCGTCCGAGCCCGAACGGCAGCAGCCGTCCTCCAAGTTTATCGACGCCGATATAGGAAACTGGCGGGGCTGCAGCACGGGGAGCCAGGGCGGACAGGGAGTCGGCGGCGGCGTGGTGGGTTTGGGCGGGGGCTGCAGCAGCAGCCAGAGGAGGTCGCCGCCATCCTCCAAACGCGAGTCGGAGGTGAACATGGACTTTCAGAGGATCGAGGTGGCGTCGGGGGCCGGGGTCGGCAGTCAGGAGGAGCTGCAGGTGGATTTCAAAAAGCTCAAGCAGATCAAGAACCGAATGAGGAGGACGGATTGGCTGTTCCTCAACGCCTGTGTCG GCGTGGTGGAGGGCGACCTGGCGGCCGTAGAGGCCTACAAGACGTCGGGCGGCGACATCGCCAGGCAGCTGTCGTCCGACGAGGTGCACCTGCTCAACCGTCCGTCGGCGTTCGACGTAGGCTTCACGCTGGTGCACCTCGCCATCCGCTTCCAGAGGCAGGACATGCTGGCCGTGCTGCTCACCGAG GTGTCCCAACAGGCGGCCAAGTGCATCCCGGCGATGGTGTGTCCCGAGCTGACGGAGCAGATCCGCCGCGAGGTGGCCGCCTCCCTCCACCAACGCAAGGGGGACTTCACCTGCTACTTCCTCACGGACCTGGTCACCTTCACCTTGCCAGCAG ATATTGAGGATTTACCCCCAGCCGTTCAGGAAAAGCTTTTTGACGAGGTTTTGGACCGAGATGTGCAAAAAG agctggaggaggagtcTCCCATCATCAACTGGTCGTTGGAGCTCGGGACCCGGCTGGACAGCCGTCTGTACGCCTTGTGGAATCGCACGGCCGGCGACTGCCTGCTGGACTCGGTACTGCAGGCCACTTGGGGCATCTACGACAAGGACTCGGTCCTGCGCAAGACGCTCCACGACAGCCTGCACGACTGCTCACACTG GTTCTACACGCGTTGGAAGGAGTGGGAGTCGTGGTATTCGCAAAGCTTCGGCCTGCACTTTTCTCTGCGGGAGGAACAATGGCAGGAGGACTGGGCCTTCATCTTGTCACTGGCCAGTCAG CCCGGATCCAGCTTGGAGCAGACTCACATTTTCGTTCTTGCACACATACTTCGGAGGCCCATCATCGTCTACGGAGTGAAGTACTACAAAAGTTTCCGTGGGGAAACGCTAGGGTTCACTCGCTTTCAAG GCGTGTACTTGCCCCTGCTGTGGGAGCAGAGCTTCTGCTGGAAGAGCCCCATCGCGCTGGGCTACACGCGCGGCCACTTCTCCGCCCTGGTGGCCATGGAGAACGACGGCTTCGACAATCGCGGCGCCGGCGCCAACCTCAACACAGACGACGACGTCAACGTCACCTTCCTGCCGCTCGTCGACAGCGACCGCAAGCTGCTGCACATCCACTTCCTCTCGGCGCAAGAA atggGCAACGAGGAGCAGCAGGAGAAGCTGCTGCGCTCGTGGCTGGACTGCTGCGTGACGGAAGGCGGCGTGCTGGTGGCCCTGCAGAAGAGCTCACGCCGACGCAACCACCCGCTCGTCACGCAGATGGTGGAGAAGTGGCTGGACGGCTATCGGCAGATACGGGCCTGCGCCGCGCTGTCAgacggcgaggaggaggaggaggacgaggacgagTGA
- the LOC133158116 gene encoding C-terminal-binding protein 2-like isoform X3, giving the protein MNGPMHPRPLVALLDGRDCTVEMPILKDLATVAFCDAQSTQEIHEKVLSEAVGAMMYHTITLTREDLEKFKALRIIIRIGSGYDNIDIKAAGELGIAVCNIPSAAVEETADSTLCHILNLYRRNTWLYQALREGTRVQSVEQIREVASGAARIRGETLGLIGFGRAGQAVSMRAKAFGFNVIFYDPYLQDGLERSLGVQRVYTLQDLLYQSDCVSLHCNLNEHNHHLINDFTIKQMRQGAFLVNAARGGLVDEKALAQALKEGRIRGAALDVHESEPFSFSQGPLKDAPNLICTPHTAWYSEQASLEMREAAATEIRRAITGRIPDSLRNCVNKEFFITSAPWGVMEQPQPHPEINGAAYRFPPGVVGGVAPGGIPRPLEGLLPGGLPVAHTLPPGTHASQTTSPNQPSKHGDPTREHMSEP; this is encoded by the exons ATGAACGGGCCCATGCACCCACGCCCCCTGGTGGCGCTGCTGGATGGGCGCGACTGCACGGTGGAGATGCCCATCCTCAAGGACCTGGCCACCGTGGCCTTCTGCGACGCTCAATCCACGCAGGAAATACACGAAAAg GTCCTGAGCGAGGCGGTGGGAGCCATGATGTACCACACCATCACGCTGACCCGGGAGGACCTGGAGAAGTTCAAGGCCCTACGGATCATCATCCGCATTGGCAGCGGCTACGACAACATCGACATCAAGGCGGCCGGAGAGCTCG GTATCGCCGTGTGCAACATTCCCTCGGCGGCGGTGGAGGAGACGGCCGACTCGACGCTCTGTCACATTCTCAACCTGTACAGGAGGAACACTTGGCTCTACCAGGCTCTCCGGGAGGGCACGCGGGTCCAGAGCGTGGAGCAAATCCGAGAGGTGGCCTCGGGGGCGGCCAGGATCCGAGGAGAGACGCTCGGCCTGATCGGATTCG GTCGCGCGGGCCAAGCGGTGTCGATGCGGGCCAAGGCGTTCGGCTTCAACGTGATCTTCTACGACCCGTACCTGCAGGACGGCCTGGAGCGCTCGCTGGGGGTGCAGCGCGTCTACACGCTGCAGGACCTCCTCTACCAAAGCGACTGCGTCTCTCTGCACTGCAACCTCAACGAGCACAACCACCACCTCATCAACGACTTCACCATCAAGCAG ATGCGTCAGGGCGCGTTCCTGGTGAACGCGGCGCGAGGAGGCCTGGTGGACGAAAAGGCCTTGGCGCAGGCCCTCAAGGAAGGCCGAATACGCGGAGCCGCCTTGGATGTCCACGAGTCGGAACCCTTTAG CTTTTCTCAAGGTCCCCTTAAGGACGCCCCCAACTTGATCTGCACGCCGCACACCGCCTGGTACAGTGAGCAGGCGTCGCTGGAGATGCGCGAGGCCGCCGCCACGGAAATCCGCCGAGCCATCACGG GTCGCATCCCCGACAGCCTGCGGAATTGTGTCAACAAAGAGTTCTTCATCACCTCGGCGCCCTGGGGAGTGATGGAGCAGCCCCAGCCTCACCCGGAGATCAACGGCGCCGCCTACAG GTTCCCACCGGGTGTGGTGGGCGGCGTGGCCCCCGGCGGGATCCCCCGGCCCCTGGAGGGGCTGCTGCCTGGCGGCCTGCCCGTGGCTCACACCTTGCCCCCGGGGACCCACGCGTCACAGACCACCTCCCCCAACCAACCCTCCAAACATGGCGACCCCACCAGAGAGCACATGAGCGAGCCGTGA
- the LOC133158116 gene encoding C-terminal-binding protein 2-like isoform X1 yields MALTDKHKVKRQRLDKICEGIRPQIMNGPMHPRPLVALLDGRDCTVEMPILKDLATVAFCDAQSTQEIHEKVLSEAVGAMMYHTITLTREDLEKFKALRIIIRIGSGYDNIDIKAAGELGIAVCNIPSAAVEETADSTLCHILNLYRRNTWLYQALREGTRVQSVEQIREVASGAARIRGETLGLIGFGRAGQAVSMRAKAFGFNVIFYDPYLQDGLERSLGVQRVYTLQDLLYQSDCVSLHCNLNEHNHHLINDFTIKQMRQGAFLVNAARGGLVDEKALAQALKEGRIRGAALDVHESEPFSFSQGPLKDAPNLICTPHTAWYSEQASLEMREAAATEIRRAITGRIPDSLRNCVNKEFFITSAPWGVMEQPQPHPEINGAAYRFPPGVVGGVAPGGIPRPLEGLLPGGLPVAHTLPPGTHASQTTSPNQPSKHGDPTREHMSEP; encoded by the exons GTATCCGGCCGCAAATCATGAACGGGCCCATGCACCCACGCCCCCTGGTGGCGCTGCTGGATGGGCGCGACTGCACGGTGGAGATGCCCATCCTCAAGGACCTGGCCACCGTGGCCTTCTGCGACGCTCAATCCACGCAGGAAATACACGAAAAg GTCCTGAGCGAGGCGGTGGGAGCCATGATGTACCACACCATCACGCTGACCCGGGAGGACCTGGAGAAGTTCAAGGCCCTACGGATCATCATCCGCATTGGCAGCGGCTACGACAACATCGACATCAAGGCGGCCGGAGAGCTCG GTATCGCCGTGTGCAACATTCCCTCGGCGGCGGTGGAGGAGACGGCCGACTCGACGCTCTGTCACATTCTCAACCTGTACAGGAGGAACACTTGGCTCTACCAGGCTCTCCGGGAGGGCACGCGGGTCCAGAGCGTGGAGCAAATCCGAGAGGTGGCCTCGGGGGCGGCCAGGATCCGAGGAGAGACGCTCGGCCTGATCGGATTCG GTCGCGCGGGCCAAGCGGTGTCGATGCGGGCCAAGGCGTTCGGCTTCAACGTGATCTTCTACGACCCGTACCTGCAGGACGGCCTGGAGCGCTCGCTGGGGGTGCAGCGCGTCTACACGCTGCAGGACCTCCTCTACCAAAGCGACTGCGTCTCTCTGCACTGCAACCTCAACGAGCACAACCACCACCTCATCAACGACTTCACCATCAAGCAG ATGCGTCAGGGCGCGTTCCTGGTGAACGCGGCGCGAGGAGGCCTGGTGGACGAAAAGGCCTTGGCGCAGGCCCTCAAGGAAGGCCGAATACGCGGAGCCGCCTTGGATGTCCACGAGTCGGAACCCTTTAG CTTTTCTCAAGGTCCCCTTAAGGACGCCCCCAACTTGATCTGCACGCCGCACACCGCCTGGTACAGTGAGCAGGCGTCGCTGGAGATGCGCGAGGCCGCCGCCACGGAAATCCGCCGAGCCATCACGG GTCGCATCCCCGACAGCCTGCGGAATTGTGTCAACAAAGAGTTCTTCATCACCTCGGCGCCCTGGGGAGTGATGGAGCAGCCCCAGCCTCACCCGGAGATCAACGGCGCCGCCTACAG GTTCCCACCGGGTGTGGTGGGCGGCGTGGCCCCCGGCGGGATCCCCCGGCCCCTGGAGGGGCTGCTGCCTGGCGGCCTGCCCGTGGCTCACACCTTGCCCCCGGGGACCCACGCGTCACAGACCACCTCCCCCAACCAACCCTCCAAACATGGCGACCCCACCAGAGAGCACATGAGCGAGCCGTGA